The following are encoded together in the Stegostoma tigrinum isolate sSteTig4 chromosome 42, sSteTig4.hap1, whole genome shotgun sequence genome:
- the LOC125449271 gene encoding proline-rich protein HaeIII subfamily 1-like, with translation MQNPKTVPIPDPRKPRIRDPVGPGSPRIRDPHAQGHPESGTRRPRITQNQGPAGLGSPRIRDLQAQDQPESGAPMCQITQNKGPPPDSGTPRIRNTQTQCHPVSGTPMPRVTQNKGAPRRRVTQTQGHPESGTSRPRDIQTQGHPESGTPRPRVTQNQGPPDPGTSRPRVTQNQGPPGPGSPRIRDPQAQGHPESGTPRPRITQNQGPPGPGSPRIRDPQTQGHPDPGSPRIRDPQTQGHPESGTPRPRVTQNQGPPDPGTPRPRVTQNQGPPDPGSPRIRDPQTQGHPESGTPRPRDIQTQGHPESGTPRPRVTQNQGPPGPGSPRIRDPQTQGHPDPGSPRIRDPQTQGHPESGTPRPRVTQNQGPPRPEVHQNL, from the coding sequence ATGCAGAATCCCAAAACTGTGCCAATCCCTGACCCCAGGAAACCCAGAATAAGGGATCCCGTGGGCCCAGGGTCACCCAGAATCAGGGACCCCCATGCCCAAGGTCacccagaatcagggacccgcAGGCCCAGGATCacccagaatcagggacccgcAGGCCTGGGATCACCCAGAATCAGGGACCTGCAGGCCCAGGATCAGCCAGAATCAGGGGCCCCCATGTGCCAGATCACCCAGAATAAGGGACCCCCCCCAGACTCAGGGACACCCAGAATCAGGAACACCCAGACCCAGTGTCACCCAGTATCAGGGACCCCTATGCCCCGGGTTACCCAGAATAAGGGAGCCCCCAGGCGCAGGGTCACCCAGACCCAGGGACACCCAGAATCAGGGACATCCAGACCCAGGGACATCCAGACCCAGGGTCACCCAGAATCAGGGACCCCCAGACCCAGGGTCACCCAGAATCAGGGACCCCCAGACCCAGGGACATCCAGACCCAGGGTCACCCAGAATCAGGGACCCCCAGGCCCAGGGTCACCCAGAATCAGGGACCCCCAGGCCCAGGGTCACCCAGAATCAGGGACCCCCAGGCCCAGGATCACCCAGAATCAGGGACCCCCAGGCCCAGGGTCACCCAGAATCAGGGACCCCCAGACCCAGGGACATCCAGACCCAGGGTCACCCAGAATCAGGGACCCCCAGACCCAGGGTCACCCAGAATCAGGGACCCCCAGACCCAGGGTCACCCAGAATCAGGGACCCCCAGACCCAGGGACCCCCAGACCCAGGGTCACCCAGAATCAGGGACCCCCAGACCCAGGGTCACCCAGAATCAGGGACCCCCAGACCCAGGGTCACCCAGAATCAGGGACCCCCAGACCCAGGGACATCCAGACCCAGGGTCACCCAGAATCAGGGACCCCCAGACCCAGGGTCACCCAGAATCAGGGACCCCCAGGCCCAGGGTCACCCAGAATCAGGGACCCCCAGACCCAGGGACATCCAGACCCAGGGTCACCCAGAATCAGGGACCCCCAGACCCAGGGTCACCCAGAATCAGGGACCCCCAGACCCAGGGTCACCCAGAATCAGGGACCCCCCAGGCCCGAGGTACACCAGAACCTGTGA